In Pseudofrankia saprophytica, one genomic interval encodes:
- the glgX gene encoding glycogen debranching protein GlgX — MSYTFEPGLTRQDPARLHVLPGAPYPLGVLPDAGGVNVAVVAPGADAVEFCLLDSDSPLGEGGPGRGETRYRLPERCGGVWHGYVPGVRPGQRYGLRTHGPYDPERGLRYNPAKLLLDPYARRVTGTLTPNPAIFGYADGDPYGHAADGQDSTPFVPVGVVTALPSTATGRSPAPGRRGGIGGLPAADPTANRPGTPWRDTVIYELHVRGFTKLHPALPPALRGTYAGLAHPAVLDHLTGLGITAVELLPVHAHVSEPILAERGLTNFWGYNTVGFFAPHPGYAATDDPVTEFRAMVAALHDAGIEVLLDVVYNHTAEQDERGPTLSMRGLDNTVYYRLEPTDPRRYRDVTGCGNTLNVTSPHVARLVCDSLRYWVTEMGVDGFRFDLAAALARNPDGFDPDAPLLTAIGQDPVLAQAKLIAEPWDVGWGGYQVGAFPAPWAEWNDRFRATVRETWSGRATSAADLGYRITASSDLFDHGGRPPCSSVNFVTAHDGFTLADLVSYEHKHNEANLEDNRDGDNNNRSRNHGVEGPTDDPVVLERRRRVRRAMLATLLLSAGVPMMVAGDELGRSQGGNNNAYCQDNPVSWLAWPTARSGGRPGRFGGGWWPRRAERASGADSTNGANDSNGGGEGADSGPGNGNDGAGPRGASAGPLALEAPAPDPAGEDQGLPELVSCLLALRRASPALCRGQFFHGGQSSDTHRADMTWFLADGTQMSDADWNAPNPATVVAFIAGDSLTWLGPDGTPATGDSLLLILHSGEEDVDVHLPGAPWASRYDLILDSAATDLTGLRTAVEDPRWPLATYSAGGTLRASWSSVVVLRAHR, encoded by the coding sequence GTGTCGTACACGTTCGAACCAGGTCTCACGCGCCAGGACCCCGCGCGCCTGCACGTGCTACCCGGCGCGCCGTACCCGCTCGGTGTGCTGCCCGACGCCGGCGGGGTCAACGTCGCCGTGGTCGCGCCGGGCGCCGATGCCGTCGAGTTCTGCCTGCTCGACTCGGACTCGCCGCTGGGCGAGGGCGGCCCCGGCCGCGGCGAGACCCGGTACCGGCTGCCCGAGCGGTGCGGCGGCGTCTGGCACGGCTACGTCCCCGGCGTGCGTCCCGGGCAGCGCTACGGCCTGCGCACCCACGGGCCGTACGACCCGGAGCGCGGCCTGCGCTACAACCCGGCGAAGCTGCTGCTCGACCCGTACGCCCGGCGGGTGACGGGCACGCTGACGCCGAACCCTGCGATCTTCGGATACGCGGACGGCGACCCCTACGGCCACGCGGCCGACGGCCAGGACTCGACGCCCTTCGTCCCGGTCGGGGTGGTCACGGCCCTCCCGAGCACGGCCACCGGGCGCTCCCCCGCGCCAGGCCGGCGCGGCGGGATCGGCGGCCTCCCGGCGGCGGACCCGACCGCCAACCGGCCCGGCACACCGTGGCGGGACACCGTGATCTACGAGCTGCACGTCCGGGGCTTCACCAAGCTGCACCCGGCGCTGCCGCCCGCCCTGCGCGGCACCTACGCCGGCCTCGCCCACCCCGCCGTCCTCGACCACCTGACCGGTCTCGGGATCACCGCCGTCGAGCTGCTCCCGGTACACGCCCACGTCTCGGAACCGATACTGGCCGAACGCGGGCTGACCAACTTCTGGGGCTACAACACCGTCGGCTTCTTCGCCCCGCACCCCGGCTACGCGGCCACCGACGACCCGGTCACCGAGTTCCGCGCGATGGTGGCCGCGCTGCACGACGCCGGCATCGAGGTGCTGCTCGACGTCGTCTACAACCACACCGCCGAGCAGGACGAGCGCGGCCCGACGCTGTCGATGCGCGGCCTGGACAACACCGTCTACTACCGGCTGGAGCCCACCGACCCGCGGCGCTACCGCGACGTCACCGGCTGCGGCAACACCCTGAACGTCACCTCGCCGCACGTCGCGCGGCTGGTCTGCGACTCGCTGCGCTACTGGGTCACCGAGATGGGCGTCGACGGCTTCCGCTTCGACCTCGCGGCGGCGCTCGCCCGCAACCCCGACGGCTTCGACCCGGACGCCCCGCTGCTGACCGCGATCGGGCAGGACCCGGTGCTCGCCCAGGCGAAGCTGATCGCCGAGCCGTGGGACGTCGGCTGGGGCGGCTACCAGGTCGGCGCGTTCCCCGCGCCCTGGGCGGAGTGGAACGACCGGTTCCGCGCGACCGTGCGCGAGACCTGGAGCGGGCGGGCGACCAGCGCCGCCGATCTCGGTTACCGCATCACCGCGTCGTCCGACCTGTTCGACCATGGCGGGCGCCCGCCGTGCTCGTCGGTCAACTTCGTCACCGCGCACGACGGCTTCACGCTGGCCGACCTGGTCTCCTATGAGCACAAGCACAACGAGGCGAACCTGGAGGACAACCGGGACGGCGACAACAACAACCGGTCCCGTAACCACGGCGTGGAGGGGCCGACCGACGACCCGGTCGTGCTGGAGCGCCGCCGACGGGTGCGCCGGGCGATGCTCGCGACGCTGCTGCTGTCCGCCGGGGTGCCGATGATGGTCGCGGGCGACGAGCTCGGCCGCTCGCAGGGCGGCAACAACAACGCCTACTGCCAGGACAACCCCGTCTCCTGGCTCGCCTGGCCGACGGCGCGGTCTGGCGGGCGGCCCGGCCGATTCGGCGGCGGCTGGTGGCCACGGCGCGCGGAGCGGGCCTCCGGCGCGGACAGCACGAACGGCGCGAACGACTCGAACGGCGGCGGGGAAGGCGCCGACAGCGGGCCGGGCAACGGGAACGACGGTGCTGGTCCCAGGGGTGCCAGCGCCGGCCCGCTGGCGTTGGAGGCACCGGCGCCCGACCCGGCCGGTGAGGACCAGGGCCTGCCCGAGCTGGTCTCCTGCCTGCTGGCGCTACGCCGGGCGTCACCCGCGCTGTGTCGAGGGCAGTTCTTCCACGGCGGCCAGTCCAGTGACACGCACCGCGCCGACATGACCTGGTTCCTCGCCGACGGCACCCAGATGTCCGACGCCGACTGGAACGCGCCCAATCCGGCCACCGTCGTCGCGTTCATCGCCGGCGACAGCCTCACCTGGCTCGGCCCGGACGGAACACCGGCAACCGGCGACAGCCTGCTGCTCATCCTGCATTCCGGCGAGGAGGACGTCGACGTCCACCTCCCCGGCGCCCCCTGGGCGTCCCGCTACGACCTCATCCTCGACAGCGCCGCCACCGACCTGACCGGCCTGCGCACCGCCGTCGAGGATCCCCGCTGGCCCCTGGCCACCTACTCCGCCGGGGGGACCCTGCGCGCGAGCTGGTCCTCCGTCGTCGTCCTACGCGCCCACCGCTGA
- a CDS encoding enoyl-CoA hydratase/isomerase family protein, with the protein MAVVRLEVADGIGTIRLDRPKVNALNAELTAELREVALEASRRADVRAVVIYGGERVFAAGADIKEMAAQDRAAMASWATELTETFELVARIPKPVFAAVTGYALGGGLELALCADFRILADNAKVGQPEILLGVIPGAGGTQRLPRLVGPARAKELVFSGRQIGAEEALAIGLADAVVPAAEVYAEAVRRAKQYADGPALALAAAKRAIDDGLETGLSEALRLETGLFVGLFGTEDQKNGMESFQQNGPGKAKFTGR; encoded by the coding sequence GTGGCGGTCGTACGACTAGAGGTTGCGGACGGGATAGGGACCATCCGGCTGGACCGGCCGAAGGTGAACGCCCTCAACGCCGAGCTCACGGCCGAGCTGCGGGAGGTGGCGCTGGAGGCATCCCGGCGCGCCGACGTCCGCGCCGTCGTGATCTACGGCGGCGAGCGGGTGTTCGCGGCCGGTGCCGACATCAAGGAGATGGCGGCCCAGGACCGCGCCGCCATGGCGAGCTGGGCGACCGAGCTCACCGAGACGTTCGAGCTCGTCGCCCGGATTCCCAAGCCGGTGTTCGCCGCCGTGACCGGCTACGCGCTCGGCGGTGGTCTCGAGCTGGCGTTGTGCGCCGACTTCCGGATCCTCGCGGACAACGCGAAGGTCGGCCAGCCGGAGATCCTGCTCGGCGTGATCCCGGGCGCCGGCGGCACCCAGCGGCTGCCGCGGCTGGTCGGGCCGGCCAGGGCCAAGGAGCTGGTCTTCTCCGGTCGCCAGATCGGGGCCGAGGAGGCGCTGGCGATCGGGCTCGCCGACGCCGTCGTCCCGGCGGCCGAGGTCTACGCGGAGGCGGTGCGGCGGGCCAAGCAGTACGCCGACGGCCCAGCGCTCGCGCTGGCGGCCGCCAAGCGCGCGATCGACGACGGCCTGGAGACGGGGTTGTCGGAGGCGCTACGGCTGGAGACCGGCCTTTTCGTCGGCCTCTTCGGCACCGAGGACCAGAAGAACGGCATGGAGTCGTTCCAGCAGAACGGTCCGGGCAAGGCCAAGTTCACCGGCCGATAG
- a CDS encoding pirin family protein, which produces MSGPVTGADVVPVARMPEARADGQVVEITESRSQTVGAVPVRRALPVRARRTVGAWCFADHLGPLAVAPDAAAGARGIDIGPHPHTGLHTVTWLLAGEVRHLDSLGSEQVVRPGQLNLMTAGHGVVHAEEGTDYRGALHGVQLWVAQPEATRHGPAAFEHHAELPRVEIGDAVATVLVGELAGTASPARRDTELVGADLALRPGRVVLPLRPDFEYALVVTEGAARVGNGSAPAAGAQPVARPGQLAYLGAGRDELALDATEPTRVLLLGGVPFEEPIVMWWNFVGRSRAELTAASEQWADRDGAGRFGPVASRLGRVPAPPPPWR; this is translated from the coding sequence ATGAGCGGACCAGTGACCGGCGCGGACGTCGTCCCCGTCGCACGGATGCCGGAAGCCCGGGCCGACGGGCAGGTCGTGGAGATCACCGAGAGCAGGTCGCAGACGGTCGGGGCGGTCCCGGTGCGCCGGGCACTGCCGGTCCGCGCCAGGCGCACCGTCGGCGCCTGGTGCTTCGCCGACCACCTGGGGCCGCTCGCGGTGGCGCCGGACGCGGCCGCCGGCGCGCGCGGCATCGACATCGGCCCGCATCCGCACACCGGCCTGCACACCGTCACCTGGCTGCTCGCGGGCGAGGTGCGCCATCTCGACAGCCTGGGCTCCGAGCAGGTCGTCCGGCCCGGCCAGCTGAACCTGATGACCGCGGGCCACGGCGTCGTCCACGCGGAGGAAGGCACCGACTACCGCGGCGCGCTGCACGGCGTCCAGCTCTGGGTGGCGCAGCCGGAGGCCACCCGCCACGGCCCCGCCGCCTTCGAGCACCACGCCGAGCTGCCGCGCGTCGAGATCGGCGACGCCGTCGCGACGGTGCTGGTCGGGGAGCTCGCCGGGACGGCCTCGCCGGCTCGCCGCGACACCGAGCTGGTGGGCGCGGACCTGGCGTTGCGGCCCGGCCGGGTGGTCCTGCCGCTGCGGCCCGACTTCGAGTACGCGCTGGTGGTCACCGAGGGCGCGGCGCGGGTCGGGAACGGCTCGGCCCCCGCCGCCGGCGCCCAGCCGGTGGCCCGGCCCGGCCAGCTCGCCTACCTCGGCGCGGGCCGCGACGAGCTGGCGCTCGACGCCACCGAACCGACCAGGGTGCTGCTGCTCGGCGGCGTGCCGTTCGAGGAGCCGATCGTCATGTGGTGGAACTTCGTCGGCCGCTCGCGCGCCGAGCTGACCGCGGCGTCCGAGCAGTGGGCGGACCGCGACGGCGCCGGCCGCTTCGGCCCGGTGGCCTCCCGTCTCGGCCGCGTCCCGGCGCCGCCCCCGCCCTGGCGCTGA
- a CDS encoding endonuclease/exonuclease/phosphatase family protein, protein MSNTGEGAIGGPTGVGTGAKPATTRSDIETAKPGWYPADLGRTLLAAAAWLVVGVLSVLALGRLVYLDDALSWPYSALNALTPLLYLPVYAALIVGFGLRRNALMLATVPLIGLHLFWTVPELWPGAAEKAPDGAQQVRVLSANLLYHNTSAGRLGTQIEATHPDIVVLVEASRLTLGEVRKSGALANYRYQLDKSAEGAFGYAVYSRYPLSDWAAPTVGGKPLPRMTVTLGGGRRFVIYPVHTIAPTSAGDTQQWRAQLDQLATEVRGSRLPVVLAGDFNATRDHRPFRRLLSSGVRDAHDAAGTSWSPTWPATTLLPPVLRIDHVLASPAFAVTGYQRGGHDGSDHLPVIADLALRPAPPIGYVPGQG, encoded by the coding sequence GTGAGCAACACGGGGGAAGGCGCCATCGGGGGCCCGACCGGCGTCGGCACCGGCGCGAAACCAGCCACGACCCGGTCGGACATCGAGACCGCGAAGCCGGGGTGGTACCCGGCCGACCTCGGGCGCACGCTGCTCGCGGCGGCGGCCTGGCTGGTCGTGGGCGTGCTGAGCGTGCTGGCGCTGGGCCGGCTGGTGTACCTCGACGACGCGCTGAGCTGGCCGTACTCGGCGTTGAACGCGCTGACGCCACTGCTGTACCTGCCGGTCTACGCCGCGCTGATCGTCGGTTTCGGGCTGAGGCGCAACGCGCTGATGCTGGCGACGGTGCCGCTGATCGGGCTGCACCTGTTCTGGACGGTTCCGGAGCTCTGGCCCGGTGCGGCGGAGAAGGCGCCAGACGGCGCCCAGCAGGTCCGGGTGCTCTCGGCGAACCTGCTCTACCACAACACGTCCGCCGGGCGGCTGGGCACTCAGATCGAGGCGACGCACCCCGACATCGTCGTGCTCGTGGAGGCCTCACGACTCACCCTCGGCGAGGTGCGGAAGTCGGGGGCGCTCGCCAACTATCGCTATCAGCTGGACAAGTCGGCCGAGGGCGCGTTCGGCTATGCCGTCTACTCCCGTTACCCGCTGTCCGACTGGGCCGCGCCCACGGTCGGCGGTAAGCCGCTCCCCCGGATGACCGTCACCCTCGGCGGCGGCCGGCGCTTCGTGATCTATCCGGTCCACACGATCGCCCCGACGAGCGCCGGGGACACCCAGCAGTGGCGCGCCCAGCTCGACCAGCTGGCCACCGAGGTGCGCGGCTCCCGGCTTCCGGTCGTGCTGGCCGGCGACTTCAACGCGACCCGCGACCATCGCCCGTTCCGGCGGCTGCTGAGCTCCGGCGTCCGGGACGCGCACGACGCCGCCGGCACGAGCTGGAGCCCGACCTGGCCCGCGACCACCCTCCTGCCGCCGGTGCTGCGCATCGACCATGTGCTCGCCTCGCCGGCGTTCGCGGTCACCGGCTACCAGCGGGGCGGCCACGACGGCAGCGACCATCTCCCGGTCATCGCCGACCTGGCGCTGCGGCCTGCCCCACCGATTGGCTACGTCCCGGGCCAGGGCTAG
- a CDS encoding electron transfer flavoprotein subunit beta/FixA family protein: MNIVVTVKQVPDTWAEKKLDAADKTVDRVSVDNVMNEMDEYGVEEALKIKEAHGGEVTVVTMGPAKAVETIRKALSMGADKAVHLTDDALHGSDALQTSAALAKVIATLSPDLVITATEASDARGGVMGALLAERLGLPQLTQARKVTVDPGAGTVSIERLADNGYALVEASLPAVVGVVEKINQPRYPSFKGIMAAKKKPLTTLSAGDAGLDAGAVGLAAASSTVVDSQPAPPRQSGTIVKDEGDGGTKIADFLAAQKLI, encoded by the coding sequence GTGAACATCGTCGTTACCGTCAAGCAGGTTCCTGATACCTGGGCGGAGAAGAAGCTCGACGCCGCGGACAAGACGGTCGACCGCGTCAGCGTCGACAACGTCATGAACGAGATGGACGAGTACGGAGTCGAAGAGGCCCTCAAGATCAAGGAAGCGCACGGCGGTGAGGTCACCGTCGTCACGATGGGCCCGGCGAAGGCCGTCGAGACGATCCGCAAGGCGCTGTCCATGGGTGCCGACAAGGCGGTGCACCTGACCGACGACGCGCTGCACGGCTCGGACGCGCTGCAGACGTCCGCCGCGCTGGCGAAGGTCATCGCGACGCTGTCCCCGGATCTCGTCATCACGGCGACCGAGGCCTCCGACGCGCGTGGCGGTGTGATGGGCGCGCTGCTGGCCGAGCGGCTGGGGCTTCCCCAGCTCACCCAGGCCCGCAAGGTGACCGTCGACCCGGGCGCGGGCACCGTGTCGATCGAGCGTCTGGCCGACAACGGCTACGCGCTGGTCGAGGCGAGCCTGCCGGCCGTCGTCGGCGTCGTCGAGAAGATCAACCAGCCGCGGTACCCCTCGTTCAAGGGCATCATGGCCGCGAAGAAGAAGCCGCTGACCACGCTGTCCGCCGGCGACGCGGGCCTCGACGCCGGTGCGGTGGGCCTCGCCGCCGCGAGCTCGACGGTCGTCGACTCCCAGCCGGCGCCGCCGCGGCAGAGCGGCACCATCGTCAAGGACGAGGGTGACGGCGGCACGAAGATCGCCGACTTCCTCGCGGCGCAGAAGCTCATCTGA
- a CDS encoding electron transfer flavoprotein subunit alpha/FixB family protein — translation MAEVLVLVEHADGEPKKVTGELLTLARSLGEPSAVFTGAPGTYAKAKPYLAEYGAAKVYVVESDDVAGYVGAPVAEVLAKLVGDTSPTAVLVAATSDSREIAARTAAKTESGLIWDATAVSEELVATQGIFGGSTIVNSKVTKGTPVIVVRPNSTAPVAAPASPAEVPVDITISDVAKGAKIVDRVAEAKSGRPDLTEAQVVVSGGRGLGAAEHFALVEKLADTLGAAVGASRAATDAGWYPHQNQVGQTGKTVSPQLYIAVGISGAIQHRAGMQTSKTIVAINKDPEAPIFEFADYGLVGDLFNVVPQLTDEVEKRKG, via the coding sequence ATGGCTGAGGTACTCGTTCTCGTCGAGCACGCCGACGGTGAGCCCAAGAAGGTCACCGGCGAGCTGCTGACGCTCGCCCGTTCGCTCGGCGAGCCGTCGGCGGTGTTCACCGGCGCCCCCGGCACCTACGCGAAGGCCAAGCCCTACCTGGCCGAGTACGGCGCCGCGAAGGTCTACGTGGTCGAGTCCGACGACGTCGCCGGTTACGTCGGCGCGCCGGTCGCCGAGGTGCTCGCCAAGCTGGTCGGCGACACGTCGCCGACGGCGGTGCTGGTCGCCGCGACGTCCGACTCGCGGGAGATCGCCGCGCGGACCGCCGCGAAGACCGAATCGGGTCTGATCTGGGACGCCACCGCGGTGAGCGAGGAACTGGTCGCCACGCAGGGCATCTTCGGTGGGTCGACGATCGTCAACTCCAAGGTCACCAAGGGCACACCGGTGATCGTGGTCCGCCCGAACTCGACGGCGCCGGTCGCCGCGCCGGCCTCGCCGGCCGAGGTTCCCGTCGACATCACGATCTCCGACGTCGCCAAGGGCGCGAAGATCGTCGACCGGGTCGCGGAGGCCAAGTCGGGCCGGCCGGACCTCACCGAGGCGCAGGTCGTCGTCTCCGGTGGCCGTGGCCTGGGCGCCGCCGAGCACTTCGCGCTGGTGGAGAAGCTCGCCGACACCCTCGGCGCCGCGGTCGGCGCCTCCCGCGCCGCGACCGACGCCGGCTGGTACCCGCACCAGAACCAGGTCGGCCAGACCGGCAAGACCGTCTCGCCGCAGCTCTACATCGCGGTCGGCATCTCCGGCGCCATCCAGCACCGGGCGGGCATGCAGACCTCGAAGACCATCGTCGCCATCAACAAGGACCCCGAGGCGCCGATCTTCGAGTTCGCCGACTACGGCCTGGTTGGCGACCTGTTCAACGTCGTCCCGCAGCTGACCGATGAGGTCGAAAAGCGCAAGGGCTGA
- a CDS encoding ROK family protein, with product MATGDSRDTHTATSSTGPVTVTAGPVTTTTTTTVTVTSSAGFGGASGRNRTALALDVGGTKLAAGVVDADGSVLGRARRAMPKTLDPEVTFAAAVECLHAALGDAGLGGRYDYAGLAGVGVGCGGPMIWPAGEVSPLNIPSWRGFPLRARLREEFGGLAVLVHNDAVALAAGEHWMGTGRDTRNLLAVTVSTGVGGGLVLDGRLYHGRSGNAGHVGHIVVDPAGPDCVCGGVGCLEAIASGPRTVAWALDEGWKPVEVGPTDGGPGPAEEPQTSQQTSQQTSQQTSQIGFADPAGTPGFADPAGTPPDGRALAASAAAGDEIARAALARSGNAVGVALASCAATFDLDLVTVAGGFSQSGPMFWDALRDAYDRHTGMEFARAVPVEPSSAPNDVALRGAAAFILVPDCYAWVG from the coding sequence ATGGCGACGGGCGATAGTCGGGATACGCACACGGCGACGAGCTCCACCGGGCCGGTCACCGTGACTGCCGGACCGGTGACCACGACGACGACCACGACGGTCACCGTGACCTCGTCGGCGGGGTTCGGCGGCGCGAGTGGCCGGAACCGGACCGCGCTCGCGCTCGATGTCGGCGGGACGAAGCTCGCCGCGGGCGTCGTCGACGCCGACGGCTCGGTCCTCGGCCGCGCGCGCAGGGCGATGCCGAAGACCCTCGATCCCGAGGTCACGTTCGCGGCCGCCGTTGAATGCCTGCACGCGGCCCTTGGCGACGCTGGTCTGGGTGGACGGTATGACTACGCCGGCCTCGCGGGGGTGGGCGTCGGCTGCGGTGGACCGATGATCTGGCCGGCAGGCGAGGTCTCGCCGCTGAACATCCCGTCGTGGCGGGGTTTCCCGCTGCGCGCCCGGCTGCGTGAGGAGTTCGGCGGCCTGGCGGTGCTCGTCCACAACGACGCGGTGGCGCTCGCCGCGGGCGAGCACTGGATGGGCACCGGCCGGGACACGCGCAACCTGCTCGCCGTGACGGTCTCGACCGGGGTGGGCGGCGGCCTGGTCCTCGACGGGCGGCTCTACCACGGGCGGTCCGGCAATGCTGGGCACGTCGGCCACATCGTCGTCGACCCTGCCGGGCCGGACTGCGTCTGCGGCGGTGTCGGCTGCCTGGAGGCGATCGCGTCGGGTCCGCGCACCGTCGCCTGGGCGCTCGACGAGGGCTGGAAGCCCGTCGAAGTCGGCCCGACCGACGGCGGGCCCGGGCCGGCTGAGGAGCCGCAGACCTCCCAGCAGACCTCCCAGCAGACCTCCCAGCAGACCTCCCAGATCGGCTTCGCCGATCCGGCAGGAACCCCGGGCTTCGCCGATCCGGCAGGAACCCCGCCGGACGGGCGGGCGCTCGCCGCCTCGGCGGCGGCGGGCGACGAGATCGCGCGGGCGGCGCTGGCCCGGTCCGGCAACGCGGTGGGCGTCGCGCTGGCATCCTGCGCGGCCACGTTCGACCTCGACCTCGTCACGGTCGCCGGCGGCTTCTCCCAGTCCGGGCCGATGTTCTGGGACGCGCTGCGGGACGCCTACGACCGGCACACCGGCATGGAGTTCGCCCGCGCGGTCCCGGTCGAACCCAGCTCCGCCCCGAACGACGTCGCGCTGCGCGGCGCAGCCGCGTTCATCCTGGTCCCCGACTGCTACGCCTGGGTCGGCTAG
- a CDS encoding RNA-binding S4 domain-containing protein codes for MRDIKIKDEMIRLGQFLKLADLVESGGDVKSLLVDGLVRVNDEIETRRGRQLARGDVVAVGEQSARVG; via the coding sequence GTGCGAGATATCAAGATCAAGGATGAGATGATCCGGCTCGGCCAGTTCCTGAAGCTGGCGGACCTCGTCGAGTCGGGCGGTGACGTCAAGTCGCTCCTCGTCGACGGCCTGGTCCGCGTGAACGACGAGATCGAGACTCGGCGCGGCCGCCAGCTGGCGCGCGGCGACGTCGTCGCCGTCGGCGAGCAGTCCGCGCGCGTCGGCTGA
- a CDS encoding mycofactocin-coupled SDR family oxidoreductase: MASSHATPTEADAVAAATEAPVALVTGAARGLGAAVARALGAAGYRLVLTDIAVADAADASAGGGGYPFATRAQLEAVAAAQAEAIPVRADVRSQADMDAAARTALDRFGRLDAVVAAAGVIAGGPPGWETDDETWRLLLDVNLTGVLITARATLPALLSAPAGRFVAVSSAAGTRPLARLAAYSASKHGVVGLVRSLAADLAGTAVTANVVCPGSMDTTMLAETAKVYDLADPGDFAQHAYLRRLLDPTEVAAAVAFLCSPAAGALTGAVIPVDGGFTG; this comes from the coding sequence ATGGCCTCATCCCACGCCACGCCGACAGAAGCGGACGCGGTGGCGGCAGCGACCGAGGCGCCGGTGGCGTTGGTCACCGGCGCGGCCCGCGGGCTCGGCGCCGCGGTGGCCCGCGCGCTCGGCGCCGCCGGTTACCGGCTGGTCCTCACCGACATCGCCGTGGCGGACGCCGCCGACGCGTCGGCCGGCGGGGGAGGCTACCCGTTCGCCACCCGCGCGCAGCTCGAGGCAGTGGCCGCCGCCCAGGCGGAGGCGATTCCCGTCCGCGCCGACGTCCGGAGCCAGGCCGACATGGACGCGGCGGCGCGGACGGCACTCGACCGCTTCGGCCGGCTCGACGCGGTCGTCGCGGCCGCCGGAGTGATCGCCGGCGGGCCGCCCGGCTGGGAGACCGACGACGAGACCTGGCGGCTGCTCCTGGACGTCAACCTGACCGGCGTGCTCATCACCGCCCGGGCCACGCTGCCCGCGTTGCTCTCGGCGCCTGCCGGCCGGTTCGTCGCGGTGTCGTCGGCAGCCGGCACCCGGCCACTTGCCCGGCTCGCCGCCTACTCGGCGTCCAAGCACGGGGTGGTCGGCCTGGTCCGTAGCCTCGCCGCGGATCTCGCGGGTACGGCCGTCACCGCCAACGTCGTCTGCCCGGGCTCGATGGACACGACGATGCTCGCCGAGACCGCGAAGGTCTACGACCTAGCCGACCCGGGCGACTTCGCCCAGCACGCCTACCTGCGCCGGCTTCTGGACCCCACCGAGGTCGCCGCCGCCGTCGCCTTCCTCTGCTCACCCGCCGCCGGCGCCCTCACCGGCGCCGTCATCCCGGTCGACGGCGGCTTCACCGGCTGA
- a CDS encoding LLM class flavin-dependent oxidoreductase: MHCGICVPNIGEFVDPRRVGDLARRAEAAGWDGFFVWDHVVFPHGGALDVADAWVLLTVVALATERIRFGPLVTAPARRHPGTLARQTTSLDRLSGGRLVFGAGLGFTLEAEFGTWGQPVEPPVVARRLDESLTVLAGLWSGERVDFHGSQVTAADVTFAPTPVQRPRPPVWIGCNWPARAPLRRAARWDGVAPMMIDPRDGSWNPTPAAVAEIVAALREQRVNADPFDVVITGRTAEQPAAARAAVEPIAAAGATWWLEGFRPEPGGYDAALRRIEAGPPR; this comes from the coding sequence ATGCATTGCGGCATCTGCGTGCCGAACATCGGCGAGTTCGTCGACCCCCGCCGTGTCGGTGATCTTGCCCGACGGGCGGAGGCCGCCGGCTGGGACGGTTTCTTCGTCTGGGACCACGTGGTCTTCCCGCACGGCGGCGCGCTCGACGTAGCCGACGCCTGGGTGCTGTTGACGGTGGTGGCGCTGGCGACCGAGCGCATCAGGTTCGGGCCGCTGGTGACGGCGCCCGCGCGGCGCCACCCGGGGACGCTCGCCCGGCAGACCACCTCCCTGGACCGGCTCTCCGGCGGTCGGCTCGTGTTCGGCGCGGGCCTGGGATTCACCCTCGAGGCGGAGTTCGGCACCTGGGGCCAGCCGGTGGAGCCACCCGTGGTCGCCCGGCGGCTGGACGAGAGCCTGACGGTGCTGGCCGGGCTGTGGTCCGGGGAGCGGGTGGACTTTCATGGGTCGCAGGTGACGGCCGCGGACGTCACCTTCGCGCCCACCCCGGTGCAGCGGCCGCGACCGCCCGTCTGGATCGGCTGCAACTGGCCGGCGCGGGCCCCACTGCGGCGAGCGGCCCGATGGGACGGCGTCGCGCCGATGATGATCGACCCGCGGGACGGGTCCTGGAACCCGACCCCGGCCGCGGTGGCCGAGATCGTCGCCGCCTTGCGGGAACAGCGCGTCAACGCGGACCCGTTCGACGTGGTGATCACAGGCCGGACCGCCGAGCAGCCGGCCGCGGCACGGGCGGCCGTGGAGCCGATCGCGGCGGCCGGGGCGACCTGGTGGCTGGAGGGCTTCCGGCCGGAGCCGGGGGGATACGACGCCGCCCTGCGCCGTATCGAGGCCGGCCCGCCGCGCTGA